Below is a window of Caldanaerobius polysaccharolyticus DSM 13641 DNA.
GTTTCTACAAGGGTGGAGATATGGAGTCTGGACAAATGGCAGAAGTATGTAGATGATACTGATGTCTCGTTTGAAGAGATAGCAGAAAACCTTGAAAATTTGGAGATATAGGTGATCCCATGGAGTTTAAACACGTGCCTATAATGGTAAGAGAAGTCATAGATATGCTAAATCTAAAGCCAGGAGATGTGGTAGTAGATGCCACGATAGGCGGGGCTGGCCATTCGCTGGAGATGGTAAAGCGCATATTGCCTGGTGGTTTGCTTATAGGAATTGATCAGGACGATGAAGCGATTGAAGCGTCTAAGGTTAGGCTTGAACCGTTTGGAGAAAGTGTGATACTTAAGAGGACAAATTTTTCTTGTATAAAAGAGGTATTGAAGGACTCGGGTGTAAATGCGGTAGATGCAATACTGGCCGATATAGGCGTTTCATCTTATCAACTGGACGAAGCCCAGAGGGGTTTTTCTTATATGCACGATGCACCTCTGGATATGAGGATGGACAGGCGTTCGGAAATAACGGCAGAGTTTCTGGTTAACTCTCTGAGCAAAGATGAACTAGAAGAAATCATAAGGGACTATGGGGAAGAGCGCTGGGCGAGGAGAATCTCTGAGTTCATCGTCAGGGAAAGGCAAAAAAAGCCTATAAAGACCACTGCCCACTTGGTGGAGATAATAAAATCAGCCATTCCAGCGAGGAGCAGACGTGGAGGTCATCATCCTGCCAAGAGGACCTTTCAGGCGCTTAGAATAGCCGTAAACAATGAACTTGCCATTCTAGAGAAGGCCATAACCGATTTTATAGATGTGCTTAAACCTGGAGGAAGACTTGCTATAATAACATTTCATTCCCTGGAAGATAGGATTGTAAAAAACGCGTTTAAAAGGGAGGAAAATGCCTGTGGCTGCGATGGGAAGCCGCGTACCAGGATAATTACGAAAAAACCCTTGGTGCCATCCGCTGAAGAGCGTGAGCGCAATCCACGGTGTCGCAGTGCCAAGCTTCGCGTCGCAGAGAAGCTGTAATAATTCACATAAGAGGTGAATAGATTTGTTTATAGAACAGCGCTCTTATTACGAGCTTTTGGAGCAAGAAAGGCGAGAGAAGCGGCATAAAAGACTTAAACCGCGCAGAAAATTAAAGCAACTGGTTTGCATCTTTTTTGCTCTCTGCGCTGGTATAACCATAATATCCCGTTACGTAGTGATCGTGAGAATGAGCTATGCCAATGAAGAATTATCCAGGCAGTACAGCCAGATAGTATCTCAAAACAAGGAACTGGAGGCCAACCTGGCCAGAGCAAAAGATTTGCAGCGGATAGAATCTATAGCGGTAAATCGATTGGGTATGGTAAAGCCTGATGAAACACAGATCGTATACGTAAAGGTTCCTAAGGCTCGTAAAGGTAAATGAGGTGATATATTAGTGAAAGTCGGCATGTTAACCAGGAGACGCCTTTTGCTGATGCTGTTGGCCGTCATTTTTGCCACATCAGCATTGAGCGTAAGACTTGGTTACATACAGATGATAAAAGGGCCGACTTACATGAAGATGGCTGAGGATCAATGGACGCTGGATGTAATGGTGGCGCCCAAACGCGGGACCATATACGATAGAAACGGGCATGAACTGGCTGTTAGCGCTACAGCGGGCAAGGTATCGGCGATACCTAGAGAGGTAAAGAATCCTCGCCAGACTGCGAGGGTTTTGTCTCAGCTCCTGAATTTAGATGAAGGTGATGTATATAAAAAAATAACGCAAAACGTACAGGAGGTGCTTTTAAAGCGCAGGGTATCCGAGGATGTGGTAAAAAGATTGAGGGAGTTGAATATCGCGGGGGTAGAAATATCCAACGATACTAAAAGGTATTACCCAGAAGGCAACCTTTTGTCTCACGTATTGGGTTTTACGGGAACAGATAATCAGGGCCTTGATGGCATTGAATTGATGTACGATAAATACTTGAAAGGAGTTCCCGGGTATATTTTATCCCCTATCGATGCTTTGGGCAGAAAACTTGATAATCAATCCACGCAATACAATAAGCCTAAAAATGGCTTTAATGTGGTATTAACCATTGATGAGAACATACAAAAGTTCACAGAAAAAGCATTAGAAGATGCCTATGCCGTAAACAAACCAGAAAAGGGTGTAACGGCTATTGTCATGGATCCTCGTACAGGGGAGATATTGGCACTGGCCAACAAACCCGATTATGACCCCAATAATCCTTTTGAGGGCGATCAAAGTAGTTTGTTTAAAAAGTGGAGGAATAAGGCGATTTCAGATACATATGAGCCCGGTTCTGTTTTTAAAACTATAACCGCTGCTGCCGCTTTGGATTCAGGAAATGTAAGACCTGACGACAGATTTTACGATAGAGGGTTTGTTACTGTAGCGGGGCACCAGATAAAGTGCTGGGCATGGTACGATCCCCATGGTTCTGAGACTTTTGTGGAAGGGGTACAGAATTCCTGCAATGTGGTGTTTGTGGAGACTGCCCAAAAAATGGGTGCGTCGGTGTTTTACAAGTATATAGAATCCTTTGGATTTGGTGAACCTACGGGCATAGAATTGCCCGGTGAAGCCAGCGGTATAGTAACTCCCCTGTCAAAGGTTGGGCCTGTGGAGCTTGCTACCATTTCCTTTGGCCAGGGTATATCGGTTACGCCCCTTCAAATGATAGATGCGCTTTCCGCTATTGCCAATGGGGGAAACCTCATGGAACCGATGCTGGTCAAGTACATATTGGATCCTGATAATGGGAAAATTGTAAAAGAATTTAAACCAAAGGTCATAAGAAGGGTCATCTCGCCGCAGACCTCGAAGGAGATGAGGGACATACTGGAATCCGTGGTATCCAAGGGAACAGGTAAAAAGTCTTATATACCAGGTTATAGGATTGCGGGTAAAACGGGTACGACGGAAAAATACGCACCAGGCAAGTATGTGGCTTCCTTTGCAGGGTTTGCGCCGGCGGATGATCCCAGGATAGCTGTCATCGTGATGATAGATGAACCCACAGGTTCAGGACATATGGGAGGCGCTATAGCGGCACCGGTAGTTAAAAGCATTATGGAGGATTCGCTGAAATATCTGGGAGTCAAACCTATATATACGCCAGAGGAGAGCAAAGAGCTGGAAAAGAGAAATGTGATAACTCCCGACTTTACTGGCATGAAGGTAGATGATGCCAAGGTTAAGGTCATAGACTCAAAGCTCACGTATAATGTAGAGGGAAACGGCGATGTAGTGTTAGACCAGTCGCCTAAGCCTGGTGCTTCTGTAAAAGAAGGCTCAACCGTATTTCTGTACGCGTCAAAGGACGAAAGTTCGGTACTGGTATCAGTACCTGACCTTACAGGCAAGACACTTAGGGAAGCTATGGACCAACTTAATGCGTACGGAATAAAGGTCAGTATAAGCGGTGATGGCATTGTAATAGGCCAGACTCCACCTGCTGGCACCAAGGTAAAAAGGGGTACAGTGGTACATTTGATATTAAGTCAGCAGAGGCAGCCTGCTGGTCCTTGACGGCAAGTGACAAATTGTACCATGTATTTATACTCCGTAAAATATATGATATACTGTATGTAGCGGTTTTTAACGATGTCAATTGATAGAGGAGATAGTTATGTTGTTGAGGGATTTGCTCAATGGCGTTGACGTTGTATCTGATTGCGAAGGCAGCATTGATGTAAAAGGCATAAAGTACGATTCAAGGCAAGTCGTAGACGGAGATGCATTTTTATGTATTAAAGGGTTTAACACAGACGGCCATAGATACGCCCAAGAGGCTGTAGACAAGGGCGCCTTGGTGGTAATCGCCGAGGACGAGGTGAATGTAAAAGGCGCAGAAGTAGTGATAGTGAAAGATACCAGGGTGGCCATGGCCAGGATGGCGGCTAATTTTTACGGCCATCCGTCAAGGGATTTTACATTGATAGGCGTTACGGGCACCAATGGCAAGACCACTGTGGCCAGTGCGATTAGATGGGTTTTAAAGGATATGGGATACAAGACAGGCCTTATAGGCACTATTAATACGGTTATTGGGGAAAAGGAGACTCCATCCGCTCACACTACCCCGGAATCAGTGGATTTGCAGCGCATTTTCAAAGAGATGAGAGATCAAGGCGTTCAATACGCAGTTATGGAAGTATCATCTCATTCCCTGGCCCTTCACAGGGTGGACCAGTGTGAATTCGATGTAGGAGTATTTACCAATTTAACTCAAGACCACCTGGACTTTCATAAGACCATGGAAAACTACATGAAAGCCAAGTTGAAGCTGTTTAAGATGGCTAAGAAGAGCGTAATAAACGTTGACGACAGCTATAGCGAATTTTTTGTACAACAGGCCAATAGGCCTTTGTGTACGTACGGCATCAACGGCGGGGATTTTATGGCAAAGGATATCGTGCTGGGCGATAGCGCGAGATTTACTCTTTGCCATAATGGGCTTACCGTGCCGGTTAAGTTTCCGGTACCCGGAAGGTTTAGCGTCTATAATGCGCTAGCTGCTGTCGCAGCTATATGGTCACTAGGTTTTCCAGTGAAGTCTATAGTGGAATCGCTGGAAAAATTCCCTGGCGTAAAAGGCAGATGTGAACTGGTGGACTGCGCTGCACCTTATAAAGTTGTAATCGATTATGCCCATACTCCTGATGGGCTTGAAAATATACTGAGGTCTGTAAGGGAATTCACGGCCAACAGGCTTATATTGGTATTTGGCTGTGGAGGAAATAGGGACAGATCAAAAAGGCCTAAAATGGGTGAGATAGCGATTAAATACGCCGATTACGTTGTGGTTACTTCAGACAATCCTCGTTCCGAAGATCCTGAAGCTATTATATCTGACATACTTAAAGGCATAGACGGCGTAGCAGAAAATAGGTACGAGGTCATAGTGGATAGAAAAGAAGCTATAAGGCGTGCGCTGAGCATAGCGAGGAAAGGCGACGTGGTGTTGTTGGCGGGAAAAGGCCATGAGACATACCAGATTTTAGGAGACAGGACTATACCTTTTGACGAAAGAAAAATAGTAAAGGAGATACTTGGAGGAAAAGATGCTTAGTATTGAAGATATCATAATGGCTACTGGTGGAAAACTTATAAGTGGTACAGAAAAAGTGGATATAACCGGTGTAAGCACGGATTCGAGGACAGTGAAAAAAGGGGATTTGTTTGTGCCCTTAAAAGGCCAGACATTTGACGGCCACGATTTTATAGGGCATGCGTTAAACAGCGGGGCGGTAGCGGCTTTAACCGCCAAGGAATTGACTTTTCATACCGATAAAGCGATCGTGCTTGTAGACGATACACTTTCGGCCCTTCAAAATGTTGCCAAATATCACAGGGAGAGATTTGATCATTTAAAAGTTATAGGTGTTACGGGCAGTACAGGTAAGACCACTACGAAAGAGATGATATATGCGGTATTGCGCAAAAGGTTTAACGTCTTAAAGACCGTGGGCAATTTTAATAATCAGATAGGGTTGCCGTTGACCTTGCTGAACTTAAACGAATCTCACGATATAGCGGTTGTGGAAATGGGAATGAGTTCTTTCGGTGAAATAAGGGCGTTAAAAGACATCGCAAAACCTGATATAGCTGTGTACACCAACATAGGGATTTCTCACATTGAGAAATTGGGTTCCAGAGAAAACATATTAAAAGCCAAGCTGGAGATGGTGGAGGATTTTAACAAAGACAACTGGGTGGTGTTAAACGCTGATGACGATATGCTTTTCAATGCTTTGAAAGGTATACCCGGTACCATTGTAACCTATGGCGTAAACAGAGGGGATATAAAGGCGACGGATATTAAACAGGCGGATAAATTGTGCTTTAAGGTTGCGCATGGTAATGAATCTGTAAAAGATGTTGTAGTGGAGTTAAGCGCATACGGTATGCACAACGTGTACAATGCCCTGGCCGCTATAGCGGTGGGCCTCATTTTTGATATAAGCCTTTCTGAAATAGCCGCAGGTCTTAAAGACTACACTCCTGAAAAAATGAGATTAAATGTGGTAAAAGCCAATGGCATTGTGATAATAGACGATTGCTATAACGCCAGCCCCGACTCGATGAGAGCTGCTGTGGACGTTTTAAGTGGTATAAGCAAAGGGGATTTAAGGACTATTGCTGTACTGGGTGATATGAAGGAATTGGGGGACTATTCCGTTGCGGCCCATAGGGATGTGGGAGAATATGTACATAAAAAAGGTATTGATATTCTTTTATGCGTCGGAACATTGGCTGAGTATATAGGCCAGGGGGCGGTAACCAGCGGGATGGAGGTATCTAATATATACAAGGTTAGAGATAACAGGGAGGCTATAGGGCTTTTAAAGAGGTTGTTGAAAAGAGATGATGTGGTACTGGTAAAAGGGTCCAGGGCAATGAAGATGGAAGAGATTGTTAATTTTTTAAGGGGAGAAGAGATATGCAGCTATTTGTGCAGTTGATAGCAGCGACCATAGTATCGTTTATTATAAGCATGTTACTTGGACCTTTGATAATACCTACGCTAAGGGCGTTAAAGTTTGGGCAGACAGAAAGGTTAGACGGTCCGCGATCCCATTTATCCAAGAGCGGAACGCCTACCATGGGCGGTATTATATTCATGGTGAGCACGGTAATAACCGGCCTCATATTTATCCCTGCTGGCTCTGATAAACTGGTTTTATTGCTTGTCACCATAGGGTTTGGGATGATCGGCTTTATCGATGATTTGCTTAAAGTGGTGTTTAAGAGATCTTTAGGCTTAAAAGCGCGCTTAAAATTACTACTTCAATTTGTTGTAGCTGCGATTTTAGCGTATTACGCTTACAGTCAGCCTGGGATAGGTACAAAACTCTACCTTCCTTACGGAGGAACGACGATAGACTTAGGTAAGATGTTCATACCCTTCACGGTATTTGTGGTAGTGGGGACGGTGAACAGCGTTAATATAACCGATGGGCTTGATGGCCTAGCCAGTGGCATCACGTTTATAATATCTACATTCTTTGCGGTGGTATCCATGAGCATGGGCAATTTACCGGCGGCTCTTTTTTCAGGGAGTATAACAGGTGCTACGCTGGGTTTTCTGCGCTACAATTTATATCCTGCCCAGGTGTTTATGGGAGATACCGGTTCATTAATGCTGGGTGGTGCGCTCGCTGCTATAGCGGTTTTGACCAGGTTGCAGCTTATATTGCCTATAGTTGGTTTGATATTTGTAGTGGAAGCACTTTCAGTTATAATCCAAGTGGTCTGCTTCAGGCTGACGGGTAAAAGGGTGTTTAAGATGAGCCCTATTCATCATCACTTTGAGCTTTGCGGTTGGCCTGAGACCAGAGTAGTTCACGCATTTTGGCTGATTACGCTTTTGCTGGTGGTGTTATCTTTTGTGGTGGTGTCGCTGTGATATTTCAAAAGAGAAGGTGAAAAAATGAAAATAAAAGGTAAAAAGGTACTGGTGGTAGGCATGGCGAAGAGCGGCATTGCCGTTGCCAAGGTATTGTGTGGCCTGGGTGCCCATGTGATTGCAAATGATGTCAAATCCCATGAAAAACTAGGAGAGTCGTTGAAGCCGCTGGAAGGTCTGGACATAGAATATCAACTGGGCAAACCAGCGGAGGAATTGGTGGACGATGCGGACTTGATAGTGGTGAGCCCGGGGGTTCCTCTGGATCAGCCTTTTTACTACAGAGCCTTAGATTTGGGCAAGGAGTTAATCGGGGAGGTAGAACTGGCGTATAGGTTGAGCAGTTCGCCCTTTGTGGCTATAACGGGAACTAACGGAAAGACGACGACCACATCGTTGACTTACGAGATCTTCAAAACTGCGGGAGTTAAGGCTAGGTTGGCGGGTAATATAGGGTTTCCTATGATAGAGCAGGTGCTGGATGCCGGATGCGACACGGTTGTTGTTGCTGAAGTGAGTAGCTTTCAGTTAGAGACAATTGACAGCTTCAGACCCAGGGTATCCGCAATACTTAATATAACGCCAGACCACTTAAACAGGCATAAGAGTTTTGAGAATTATGTAAATGCAAAAGCGCGGGTATTTATGAATCAAAGAGATGGGGATTATGTGGTCTTAAACTACGACAACGATGTTACTAGAAGGCTGGCGGAAAAAGCCCCATGTGAGGTGGTATTTTTCAGCAGGAGTAGTATCCTGGGGAAAGGAGTATATGTCAAAGAAGATTGGATAGTGGAAAACATATACGGGGCAGAAAATAAGGTTATTCCGGTAAAAGATGTGTATATCCCTGGAAAGCACAATCTGGAAAATGCGCTGGCAGCTTGCGCTGTGGCCAGGTTGTGGGGTATAGAAACCGAGGTTATAGCTGATACGTTGAGGTCATTTAAAGGGGTGGAGCATCGTATCGAATACGTAGCTACCATCGATGGGGTAAGGTATTATAACGACTCCAAGGGAACTAATACGGATGCTGCCATAAAGGCCATTGAAGCGCTGGATTACCCTATTATCCTTATAGCAGGAGGGTATGATAAAGGAGAGGATTTTACACCTTTCGTCAGATCTTTTAACGGGAAAGTAAAAGCGCTTATATTGATGGGAGTAACTGCTGACAGGATTGAAAAGTGTGCCAGGGAACAGAATTTTCACAACGTGTATAGGGCAGCGGACATGAGAGAGGCGGTAATGAAAGCAAAGAACTTGGCAAAGGAAGGATACGCGGTTTTGCTGTCACCTGCATGTGCCAGCTGGGACATGTACGATAATTACGAACAAAGGGGGAAAATCTTTAAAGATGTTGTAATGTCATTAGGAGGATAAAAAGTATGAAAAACAGACCCGTTGATTTCAATCTTATGCTTTTTACCATGTTGCTGGTGGCTATTGGGCTGGTAATGGTTTTTAGCGCCAGTTCTGTTATAGCTATGTTCAGGATGAACGACTCTTACTATTTTCTGAAGAGACAATTCCTGTGGGCGGCAATCGGCTTTTTCGCTATGGTGTACATGATGAATTTTGACTACCATCGATTGGAAAAATACAAGAGGCACTTGTTTGTAATAAGCGTGGTATTGCTGGTGCTGGTTTTTGTCCCTGGGGTTGGCATAAATATAAAAGGTGCTAGCAGATGGATAGGATACGGCAATTTAAGTGTACAGCCATCGGAAATAGCTAAAATAGCTATGATAGTATATCTGTCCAGCAACATATCATCTAAACAGGATAGGATAAAGTCATTTTTCAGAGGGGTATTGCCAAATTTAATAATTATTGGGGTGTTTTTCATATTGATAGCGCTGGAACCAAATATGAGCACAGCTGGCATTATCGCTATAGTGGGGTTGATAATAATTTATATAGGAGGAGCAAAGCTTTTTGATATTCTGGGCTTAATAAGTTTAGGCGGTTTATTAGGAGTTGTGATGGTCTTAATGGAACCATATAGGATCAACAGGGTTCTGGCTTTTTTAGATCCCTGGAAGGATATGCAGGGTAAAGGGTATCAGGTCGTTCAATCATTGTATGCTTTAGGATCTGGAGGTATATTCGGAGTAGGTTTGGGTAGGAGCAGGCAAAAGCTCTTTTACATCCCTGAACCTCAAAACGACTTTATATTCTCTATATTAGGAGAGGAATTAGGTTTTATCGGAGCCCTTTTTGTCATCGTGCTTTTCCTGTTGTTCGTAATTAGGGGTTTAAGGATAGCAGCCAAAGCCCCTGACCTTTTCGGATGCCTTTTGGCTATAGGCATAACTTCATTGATAGGTGTGCAATTTTTGTTGAACTTGGCTGTGGTAACGGCCAGTATGCCTCCTACTGGTGTGCCCTTGCCTTTTATAAGTTATGGTGGATCGTCACTTATTTTTACCATGGCGCTGGTGGGTGTGCTTTTGAATATATCCAGATATACCAGCGATGCAAAAACTTAATCAGAGGTCAGGTGGCTGTCGATGCACAGAAGGGTATTAACGCTTTTAATTATTATCGCTCTGTTATCTTCACTAGCGTACGCTGTAGCTAATTCCGGCTATTTTAGAATAAGAGATGTGAAAGTGGCTGGAAATAAAGAAGTACCCACGGCGGAAATCATTAAGCTCTGCGGTGTTAAGGTTGGCGATTTGATTTTTAGGGTAGATAAAAAGGATATTATTGCAAGGCTAAAGAGCAATAGCTATATAAAAAGCGTCAATGTAAATGTAAAGATGCCCGATGAGTTGATACTGCGCGTTTATGAAAGGGTTCCTGTAGGGCTTGTTCCTTATTATGGGTCTTATCTCAAAATTGATGATGACGGTATTGTACTGGAGGAAGGAAAAGCTAAAGGCTCTAATTTACCTGTACTGTACGGTGTGGAATTGGGACAATGGTCTTTAGGGCATAGGTTAAAACCCAAGGATGAGGATCTATTTAAGCAGGCACTAATGGTATTAAAGGCTATCAACGATACCCACATGAACGGCGTGATAGAAGGGGTAGAAATCAACGGATCTGAATTGATTATGAAAGCTCTCCCCGATATAAAGGTCAAAGTGGGACAAGCAGGCGATTTTGAGTACAAGTTAAACTTTCTAAAGCTGATATTAAAAGACATAAAGGATAAAGGCTATAGCAGCGGTACTGTGGACTTAAGCGTGGCCAATCCTACATTTAGCCCTAGCTCTTAATTGTGATAAAGGAGTGGTTATTATGTTTAGAAAAGCTGCAGGACAGGTTTCGGTTGCTGTAGTATTGTTTCTTCTCGGACTAATGATATCGCTTCAGTACAAGACGATTCAATATGGTGGTAACAACGTAAATGTAAAAAGGGTTGAAGAACTTACCGCGCAGATAAAGAAATTGGAAAGCGACAAAGAAGGGCTTATAAACCAGGTGAATTCCCTTCAAAACAAGTTGACAGAATACGAAAATGCCGCTTCAAAGGTCAATGCTGTTACAGATGCGCTTAAAAAGGACAACGAGAAGTACAAGATCATGGCCGGTCTGGAGGCTGTGCGGGGCCCTGGAATTATAGTGACATTAAATGACAGCACAAAGGAAATACAGCCTGGAGACAATGCTAATAATTACATTATACACGATGACGATTTGCTGCAGGTGCTCAACGAGCTAAGAGCTGCAGGAGCAGAAGCTTTATCTTTAAATGGAGAACGGATAATAGCCACTTCTGAGGTGAGGTGCGTTGGTCCTACTGTTGTCGTCAACAACAACAGGTTTGCTGCTCCTTTTGTCATACAAGCTATAGGCGATCCTCAAACTTTGCAGGCAGCATTGGAATTAAAAGGTGGTATTGTAGATGCTTTACGATATTGGGGAATACATGTAAACATAAAGACATCCAACGACATCGATATCCCGGCGTACGGCGGAGTTGTACAGTTTAAGTACGCTAAACCGGTGCCAAGTGGTAAAGGGGGTGGCCAATGATGTGGGGCATAGTAGGAATATTGATAGGGATCATCGCAGGTGTATTCCTCCCGTACAAAATACCCGTGGCCTATTCATCGTATACCGCTGTGGCTATACTGGCTGCACTGGATACAGTTTTTGGAGGCCTGAGGGCGTATCTTGAGAGAAAATTCGACACAAAGGTATTTATTTCAGGTTTTTTTGGAAATGCACTTCTTGCAGGTTTTTTGGCGTATATAGGCGATTTACTGGGCGTGCCAATATACCTTGCGGCTATATTTGCTTTTGGCACCAGGTTGTTTAACAATTTTGCTACAATAAGAAGATATATTATCAGTAAGGGGCATTAAAAAAGAGGAAATCAGCTTTTCTTGTTGAATATTATTATTATAGCTTGGGGGGTAATAGCCATGCGTGAGAGTGATTCCAATGTAGTCCTGGGTTTAGACGTAGGAACGTCCAAGGTCTGTGCCGTTGCGGGTCAGAGGAATAAACACGGAGAGACGCGCATCATTGGCGTTGGCCTGAGTTCATGCAAGGGCATAAAAAGAGGTGTTGTCGTCGATATAGATTCCACTGTAAAAAGCATCCGCGAGGCTGTAGAACAGGTAAAACAGATGTCTAATTTAGATTTCGAAGATGTGACCATAAGTATTCCCGGTGGACATGCATCGTTAATGGACAGTAGAGGTGTAATCGCGGTCTCCAGAGAGGACAGGGAGATAACTGAAGAAGATGTAAATAGGGTGTTGCAAGCAGCCAGGGTGGTTGCATTGCCTTCAGATAGGGAAATAATAGATATAATTCCTCAACAGTATATAGTAGATGGTTACGACGGCATAAAAGACCCCGTAGGAATGATAGGCGTCAGATTGGAAGTAGAGGCTAAGATAATCACAGGCAATATAACCTCTGTGGAAAATCT
It encodes the following:
- the mraY gene encoding phospho-N-acetylmuramoyl-pentapeptide-transferase, yielding MQLFVQLIAATIVSFIISMLLGPLIIPTLRALKFGQTERLDGPRSHLSKSGTPTMGGIIFMVSTVITGLIFIPAGSDKLVLLLVTIGFGMIGFIDDLLKVVFKRSLGLKARLKLLLQFVVAAILAYYAYSQPGIGTKLYLPYGGTTIDLGKMFIPFTVFVVVGTVNSVNITDGLDGLASGITFIISTFFAVVSMSMGNLPAALFSGSITGATLGFLRYNLYPAQVFMGDTGSLMLGGALAAIAVLTRLQLILPIVGLIFVVEALSVIIQVVCFRLTGKRVFKMSPIHHHFELCGWPETRVVHAFWLITLLLVVLSFVVVSL
- a CDS encoding septum formation initiator family protein translates to MFIEQRSYYELLEQERREKRHKRLKPRRKLKQLVCIFFALCAGITIISRYVVIVRMSYANEELSRQYSQIVSQNKELEANLARAKDLQRIESIAVNRLGMVKPDETQIVYVKVPKARKGK
- a CDS encoding UDP-N-acetylmuramoyl-L-alanyl-D-glutamate--2,6-diaminopimelate ligase gives rise to the protein MLLRDLLNGVDVVSDCEGSIDVKGIKYDSRQVVDGDAFLCIKGFNTDGHRYAQEAVDKGALVVIAEDEVNVKGAEVVIVKDTRVAMARMAANFYGHPSRDFTLIGVTGTNGKTTVASAIRWVLKDMGYKTGLIGTINTVIGEKETPSAHTTPESVDLQRIFKEMRDQGVQYAVMEVSSHSLALHRVDQCEFDVGVFTNLTQDHLDFHKTMENYMKAKLKLFKMAKKSVINVDDSYSEFFVQQANRPLCTYGINGGDFMAKDIVLGDSARFTLCHNGLTVPVKFPVPGRFSVYNALAAVAAIWSLGFPVKSIVESLEKFPGVKGRCELVDCAAPYKVVIDYAHTPDGLENILRSVREFTANRLILVFGCGGNRDRSKRPKMGEIAIKYADYVVVTSDNPRSEDPEAIISDILKGIDGVAENRYEVIVDRKEAIRRALSIARKGDVVLLAGKGHETYQILGDRTIPFDERKIVKEILGGKDA
- a CDS encoding UDP-N-acetylmuramoyl-tripeptide--D-alanyl-D-alanine ligase, with the protein product MLSIEDIIMATGGKLISGTEKVDITGVSTDSRTVKKGDLFVPLKGQTFDGHDFIGHALNSGAVAALTAKELTFHTDKAIVLVDDTLSALQNVAKYHRERFDHLKVIGVTGSTGKTTTKEMIYAVLRKRFNVLKTVGNFNNQIGLPLTLLNLNESHDIAVVEMGMSSFGEIRALKDIAKPDIAVYTNIGISHIEKLGSRENILKAKLEMVEDFNKDNWVVLNADDDMLFNALKGIPGTIVTYGVNRGDIKATDIKQADKLCFKVAHGNESVKDVVVELSAYGMHNVYNALAAIAVGLIFDISLSEIAAGLKDYTPEKMRLNVVKANGIVIIDDCYNASPDSMRAAVDVLSGISKGDLRTIAVLGDMKELGDYSVAAHRDVGEYVHKKGIDILLCVGTLAEYIGQGAVTSGMEVSNIYKVRDNREAIGLLKRLLKRDDVVLVKGSRAMKMEEIVNFLRGEEICSYLCS
- the rsmH gene encoding 16S rRNA (cytosine(1402)-N(4))-methyltransferase RsmH, encoding MEFKHVPIMVREVIDMLNLKPGDVVVDATIGGAGHSLEMVKRILPGGLLIGIDQDDEAIEASKVRLEPFGESVILKRTNFSCIKEVLKDSGVNAVDAILADIGVSSYQLDEAQRGFSYMHDAPLDMRMDRRSEITAEFLVNSLSKDELEEIIRDYGEERWARRISEFIVRERQKKPIKTTAHLVEIIKSAIPARSRRGGHHPAKRTFQALRIAVNNELAILEKAITDFIDVLKPGGRLAIITFHSLEDRIVKNAFKREENACGCDGKPRTRIITKKPLVPSAEERERNPRCRSAKLRVAEKL
- a CDS encoding stage V sporulation protein D, whose translation is MLLAVIFATSALSVRLGYIQMIKGPTYMKMAEDQWTLDVMVAPKRGTIYDRNGHELAVSATAGKVSAIPREVKNPRQTARVLSQLLNLDEGDVYKKITQNVQEVLLKRRVSEDVVKRLRELNIAGVEISNDTKRYYPEGNLLSHVLGFTGTDNQGLDGIELMYDKYLKGVPGYILSPIDALGRKLDNQSTQYNKPKNGFNVVLTIDENIQKFTEKALEDAYAVNKPEKGVTAIVMDPRTGEILALANKPDYDPNNPFEGDQSSLFKKWRNKAISDTYEPGSVFKTITAAAALDSGNVRPDDRFYDRGFVTVAGHQIKCWAWYDPHGSETFVEGVQNSCNVVFVETAQKMGASVFYKYIESFGFGEPTGIELPGEASGIVTPLSKVGPVELATISFGQGISVTPLQMIDALSAIANGGNLMEPMLVKYILDPDNGKIVKEFKPKVIRRVISPQTSKEMRDILESVVSKGTGKKSYIPGYRIAGKTGTTEKYAPGKYVASFAGFAPADDPRIAVIVMIDEPTGSGHMGGAIAAPVVKSIMEDSLKYLGVKPIYTPEESKELEKRNVITPDFTGMKVDDAKVKVIDSKLTYNVEGNGDVVLDQSPKPGASVKEGSTVFLYASKDESSVLVSVPDLTGKTLREAMDQLNAYGIKVSISGDGIVIGQTPPAGTKVKRGTVVHLILSQQRQPAGP
- the murD gene encoding UDP-N-acetylmuramoyl-L-alanine--D-glutamate ligase, yielding MKIKGKKVLVVGMAKSGIAVAKVLCGLGAHVIANDVKSHEKLGESLKPLEGLDIEYQLGKPAEELVDDADLIVVSPGVPLDQPFYYRALDLGKELIGEVELAYRLSSSPFVAITGTNGKTTTTSLTYEIFKTAGVKARLAGNIGFPMIEQVLDAGCDTVVVAEVSSFQLETIDSFRPRVSAILNITPDHLNRHKSFENYVNAKARVFMNQRDGDYVVLNYDNDVTRRLAEKAPCEVVFFSRSSILGKGVYVKEDWIVENIYGAENKVIPVKDVYIPGKHNLENALAACAVARLWGIETEVIADTLRSFKGVEHRIEYVATIDGVRYYNDSKGTNTDAAIKAIEALDYPIILIAGGYDKGEDFTPFVRSFNGKVKALILMGVTADRIEKCAREQNFHNVYRAADMREAVMKAKNLAKEGYAVLLSPACASWDMYDNYEQRGKIFKDVVMSLGG